Genomic segment of Bradyrhizobium diazoefficiens:
GCCGTCGTCCTCGACGCGGATCAGAAGCGCATCGTCCTCGCCCGGGCGCCGTTCGACGTGCAACGAAATCTCGCGTGCCACGCCGTGGCGCAGCGCATTGGTCAGGCACTCCTGGGCGACGCGATAGGCGGTCGTTGCGGCCGGGCCGCTGATGTCGGTGAGGTCGCCTTTGAGGTCGAGCTGAATCGTCGGCTGCGTTGCGCTCTGCGAGCGCCAGCTGTCGACGAGATTGACGAGGCTCGCCTCCAGCCCGAATTCCTCGGGCAGGGGATTGCGCAGGCGCTTCAGTGCATCGCGCAGCGATGCCATCAAATGGTGCGTGGCCTGCGAGATCATGCGCGCATCCTGCGCGGCGCCACTATCCTTGTTCTGCTTCGCGCTCGCCGTCTCGATGGTGTTGGCGAAGGCGTGGATGGCCGAGAGATTCTGCCCGAACTCGTCATGCAGCTCGCGGGCAAGCGCGCGCCGTTCGTCGTCGCGGATCTCGATCAGGCGCCGCGTCAGCGCCGCGCGCTGTTCGGTGGCCTCTTCCAGCCGGCTGCCGAGCGCATCGACGGCCCCGCCGATCATGGCAAGCTCCATCGAGCTGAAACGCGGCAGTTTCGTGCGATATTGACCGCGCGCCATGCGCTGCAAGGCGGTGACGATGGCGCGCGCCGGCGCCAGCGTGTGCGCGATCGCAAGCGAGGCGAGCAGCGCGATCGCCGCCGCCATCAAAAGCGCGACGTCGATCACGTTGAGAATGTACTCCCAGGCGAGCGAGATCGCGGCCGCTTCATCCGGTGTCGCGACCACGGTTCCGGCGGCCACGGCGCGGGGACTGACGGGCCGCACCACCTCGGCATGGCTGCCAAGGAAGGTCGGGATGATGGCAGCGAACCAGCGTGGCGGCACCCTGCCGATCCCCTGGCTCTGGCCGCAGAGCGGCTTTTCGAATGCGGTCGCCGGCTGGAACTCGACGCAGACGCCAGGCGAGATCAGCTTCATCGTCTCCAGCGTCCGCCACTCCGGAACCGGCACGAGATGCTCGCGCATTCTGCTGCTGCGCAGCAAGAGTTCGTGCCAGTACAGTCCCTGAAGCGCTTGCGCGACCCGCTGCGCGGAGGCCGCCGTCGCCCGGTCGACGCTGCGATAGGCATCGAACGTGGCCCACACGGTCGCCGCGCCCAGGCACAGCGCAACGATGAGAACCAGACGGGCGACGAGCTGAAGCACCAGGCGCATGCGATCACCCCAAAGTTTGGTAAGCTCAGCCTAACAACGCAGCCTGGCCTTGCCAATTGCAGGGTTTGGGCCGGATTGCAGCTCGGGCAAATTTCCCAAGCCGGATTGGGCATGGCTCTTTGGACCTGAAACGGCGACTTTGATCTAATCGCGTGGAATCGTTGCAGGCCAATCCCTGCAGGTCAGGAGCAATGCAGCATGAGTTCGATGACGATTGGACCGATCGCGAAAACCGCGACCGACCCATCCGAGCGCAGCGCGCTGCTGTTCTGGATGATCTTCACGGGGCTATCGATCTTTGCCGTCGTGCTGCTGTGGCGGTTCGGCCTGATCCATCTGATGCTGACCTCGGACCGGACCTATATTTCGAGTGTGATCGCGGTGCTCTATATCCTGACCTGCGGCCATTGCTTCCTGCGCACGCGAGCGATTGCCCGTGAGGGTGCCGCGACGCGGCGTTGCCGCGCGGTGCTGGCGGCGCCTGACGGCAGCAAGGCGCTCGATGCGAGTGCGGCCGCGCTGCCGCGCGGGCTGGTGCGCGACCATATCGAGAGCCTCGTGACCAAGGCCGCCGCGCAGGATTACCGCCCGGTCGACCAGACGCTGCTGTTGCGGACGCTCGCCGACCGCCTGCGCGGCTCCAACGGCTATGGCGCCTTCGTCTCTGACACGCTGATGAAGCTCGGCCTGCTCGGCACCATCATCGGCTTCATCATCATGCTGGCGCCGATCGCGGGACTGGACGCCGCCGACAAGGTCGCAATGCGGTCGTCGATGGGGTTGATGAGCGACGGCATGGCGGTTGCCATGTACACGACGCTGGCGGGTCTCGTCGGCTCGATCCTGGTCCGCATCCAGTATTACATGCTCGATGCCGCGACCCAGCGGGTGTTCTCCGATGCCGTGGTCTTGACCGAGACCTACGTGACGCCGGTGCTGGAGCACAAGGGATCAATGGAAAACAAGGGCGCTGGAACGCCGTCATGATGGATGATTTCGGCCTCTATCCGCGCGAAGAGCCGTTCGATCCCCTGGGCGTGATGCTGTTCAAGGCGCTCCAAGTGGTCGCCTTCCTGTTCTTCCTGGCGCTGCTCGCCGTCTCTCCCGATGCCAAGGACGGCAAGATCGACTCCAAGGCCGAGTTCATGATCACCCTGGACTGGCCGGACAATCATCCCGACGATCTCGACCTGTTCGTGCAGGATCCCGCCGGCAACATTGCCTGGTATCGCCACCGCGAGGCCGGCTTCCTCACGCTCGATCGCGACGACCGGGGTGGAGCCAACGACTTCATCATGGTCAACGGCAAGAAGATCGCCTCGCCGATCCGCGAGGAGATCGTGACGGTGCGCGGCATCGTTGCCGGCGAATACACCGTCAACGTCTCGCATTTCGTCGCCACCACCGGCGAGCCCGTCACGGCCAATGTGAAGGTGCAGAAACTCAATCCGACAGCGCAGGTGGTCTTCGACAACAAATTCACGCTCGACCACACCGGCGACGAGAAGACCGCGGTGCGGTTCCGGCTCGATGCCGAAGGCAAGGTCATCGATGTGAGCCAGCGGCCAAAATCGCTGATGGAGACGTTTCGCAGCAGCTGGCGCAACGGCGCCGATATCGACCCGAACACGCGGGTGAGGGTGCGCCGTGAGTAATCTGCAAACGGTCATCCTCACGCTGTCGGTCGCCTATGCCGTGATCGGCGCGCTGCTCCTGGTCGTGCTGGTCTATGCGCGGCTGCACTGGTCGCTGAAAGCGGTCGCGGTGGTCATGACCAGCGCCTTCTACGTCGTCAGCTTCACGGAAATGCGCGGGCTGCTCGGCTGGGCCAGCACCGACAGACTGCCGGTCTCCTTCAAGCTGCTCGGGGCGCGGATCGTCGAGCCGCATTCGCTGGAAGGTGATCCGGGCTCGATCTATCTGTGGGTCGAGGAACTCGACGAAGATCATCGTCCGAGCGGCATCCCGCGCGCTTTCCGCGTCCCCTACAACGACACTCTGGCCGACAAGACCCATGCGGCGGAGAACGAGATCGCGGCGGGGCATCCGCAAGGCGGGCGCGCGGCGGACTTCGGCGGCGGCGAGGGCAGCCTGATCGACATGGTCCGGGAATATGTAACGCCCAAGGCCATCCTCGAGACCAGCGGCGGCGACTCCTCGACCGGGGAATTCAATGCGCCGCCGGCCGGCGCGCAAGGCGCGGTCTTCACGCCGGTGCCGCCACCCCGGATGCCGCCGAAGGACGAGCAATAGGCTCTTCACCATCGCCTCACGGGTGCGCTGGTAAACCCTCTCGCGCTGGCGCATCTTGTTGATGTCCCTCAATTTGGCCTTATCGGCTTCCAATAAGAATGTGAGGGTGGAGGGTGCGTGCTTCTCGCTGTTTTCTCGGATATCCACGGCAACCGGCAGGCGTTCGAGGCTTGCCTGAAGGTGGCCCGCGCGAAGGGCGCGGAGCGGTTTGTCCTGCTCGGCGATTTCGTCGGCTATGGCGCCGATCCGGAATGGGTGGTCGATACCGCCATGGCGCTGGTCGAGGCGGGCGCCGTCGCCGTCCGGGGAAACCATGACGAGGCCGTCGGCACGACGACTGAAACCATGAACGCCGAGGCGCAGATCGCGATGGAATGGACCCGCGGGCGTCTCGACGTGGCGCAGCGGCGCTTCCTCGCCGAATTACCGATGGCGGTGCAGGAGCAGGAACGCCTTTACGTCCATTCGGAAGCCTCAAGTCCGTCGCACTGGCATTACATCCGTTCGACGTCGGATGCCGCCAAGAGCCTGATTGCGACGCCGTCCCACGTCACCTTCTGCGGCCACATCCACCGGCCCGCACTCTATTCGATGTCGGTGACGGCGAAGATGACGAGCTTCGTGCCCAAGACCGACGTGCCGGTGCAGCTCCTGCGCGGGCGGCAATGGCTCGCGGTGCTCGGCTCGGTCGGCCAGCCCCGCGACGGCGATCCGTCCGCGTCCTTCGTGCTGTTCGACACCGTCTCGTGCCAGATCACCTATTGCCGCGTGCCCTATGACATCAAGAGCGCGGCGAATAGGATCCGCGAGAACGGCCTGCCGCCCTGGCTCGCCGACCGGCTGTCGCAGGGGCGCTAGAGGTCGATGCCCAAACCCCTGGTCAAGTCCGGCGCGGAGATCGACGGCTACACGATCGGCGAATGCGTCCATGCCGGCGGCATGGCGACGCTGTGGACCGTCACCCATCCCGGCATCGACGTGCCGCTGCTGATGAAGATCCCGCGCGCCTCCGAGGGCGAGGACCCCGCGGCGATCGTCTCGTTCGAGATGGAGATGATGATCCTGCCGCGGCTTGCTGGTCCGCACGTGCCGCACTGCTACAGCACCGGCGATTTCGCGCACCAGGCCTACGCCGTGATCGAGCGCATTCCAGGCACCACGCTGTACAAGCGGTTGCCAGACCTGCCGCTGCCTTACGAGGAGGCGCGGCTGCTGGTTGCGAAGATCGCGGCGGCGCTCGCCGATTTGCATCGGCAGAACGTGATCCATCACGACATCAAGCCGAGCAGTGTCATGTTCCGCGAGGGCGGCGAGGCGGTGCTGATCGACTATGGTCTGTCGCATCACGATCATCTGCCGGATTTGTTGCAGGCTGAATTCCGTCTGCCTTATGGCACCGCGCCCTACATGGCGCCGGAGCGGCTGCGGGGCGTGCGCCACGATCCGCGCAGCGATTTGTTTTCGCTGGGCGTATTGCTGTATTTCTTCACGACCGGCGAGCGTCCCTTCGGCGAGGGCGAGACGCTGCGCGCGATGCGGCGGAGGTTATGGCGCGATCCGCATCCGCCGCGCGGCTTGCGCGCCGACTATCCGCCCTGGCTGCAAGAGGTGGTGCTGCGCTGCCTCGAGATCGAGCCGGTCCGGCGCTATCCGACCGCAGCCCAGCTCGCCTTCGATCTCAGCTATCCGGACCAGGTCAGGCTGACTGCGCGTTCGGAGCGGATCAAACGCGACCCCTGGAGCGTCGCGTGGCGACGCCGCTTCAATCAGGACGTCGCGCAGCCCCGCGCGAAGGCGGATGTCGCGGAGCAGATCGCTTCGAGCCCGATCCTCACGGTCGCGCTCGACACGGTCGAAGGCACTGCGGAGCTGAATGAGGCGCTACGCGTCACCACCGAGCGCATTCTGGCGACGCTGCCGTCAGCGCGGCTCGCCTGTGTCAACGTGCTGAAGCTCAACCGCATCGCGATCGACAAGACACTGGACGAGCAGGGCTCCAACAAGCATATCGACCGCCTGGTCGCGCTTCGGCACTGGGCGACGCCGTTGAAGCTGGACGAAAGCCGGCTGTCTGTTCACGTGCTGGAGGCCGTCGATCCCGCCGCCGCGCTCCTGGAATTCGCCGAGGTTAACCAGGTCGACCATGTCATCATCGGCGCGCGGCAGAGCTCGTTTCGGCGCACGCTGCTCGGCAGCGTCTCGGCCAAGGTGGCGGCGGAGGCAACCTGCACCGTCACCGTGGTGCGGCCGCCGCGGATGGCTGCCGCGAATCCAGACGTCGGCGTGGTGTGGGGCTAGGAAAGATTACGCCGCGTGAGCGGTGTGGACGACGCTCTTGCGGCGGATCGGCCAGGAGAACTGGGGGCCGGGCTCGCCGTGATCCGCGCTGCCGCCGAAGTACTGAATGATCTCGCGGCAGGGCTCGCAATTGAAGAGGTTACGCGACGCGGATGCCTTGGTCATTTCCTTCAGGCAGTTCGGACAATGCGGTTTCATCAGTCTTGGCCCAGAAGAGGATTTCAATGCCGGCGCGGTGACCCGAACGCGTGGTCCAGGTCGATCGTCTCGGCGCCCGGATCGTCGCTTAACTCGCCTTCGGCGCGTTCGAGCCGCCCGAAGAAATAGTCGAGGTTCGGATGCGGGCGTCGCGGGATGCGGCACCGGCGTTTCGGCTGACGCTTCACGAGGACGATCTGCATGGCATCAGGCCCGGTAGCGGTCGCGACCGCTGATGCGGGTTGAACGCGCAGGCGCCCTTACCGGTCCGGCTGATGGGCCGAACACAACGAACGCACTAAAACCGATCCACAACGCCACGCCAGTCCAAACCAGTGTCGTCGTCATGATGTGCTCCTGTCAAATCAGGCAGGAATCACTAGCGGTGATTTGCACGAATCAGGGAAGCCCGGAGGAGTACGGATCGTGGTTGCAATTTTAGGCATTGCGCGCCGCAACGCCTCGTAAGAACCGCAGATTTGCGGGGCGTATCTGCTTCAGATGGCTTCGCCGCGGGCGCCAGCGGCCGCGTTGCGGATCGCCGCGATGTTGGTCTTGTAGGCCTCCAGCGTGCCGCCCCTGAACACGGAGGTGCCGGCGACGAAGGCGTTGGCACCGGCAGCTGCCAGCGCGCCCGCGACGTCGGGGCCGACGCCGCCATCGACCTCGATGTCGATCGGCCGGCCCGCCGTCATGGCGCGGATGTCGCGGATCTTGCCGATTGAGGAGGAGATGAAGGCCTGGCCGCCGAAGCCCGGATTGACCGACATCACCAGCACGAGGTCGACCAGGTCGAGCACATATTCAAGCACGCTGATCGGCGTGCCCGGATTGAGCGACACGCCGGCCTTCCTGCCGAGCGCGCGGATCGCTTGCAGGGAGCGGTGCAAATGGGGACCCGCCTCCGCGTGCACGGTGATGTGGTCGCAACCGGCTTTCGCGAAGGTCTCGAGATAGGGGTCGCAGGGCGAGATCATCAGATGCGCGTCGAACACCTTCTTGGTGTGCGGGCGCATCGCCTTGATGACGTCAGGGCCGTAGGAGATGTTGGGAACGAAGTGCCCATCCATCACGTCGAGATGGATCCAGTCGGCGCCTGCGGCATCGACCGCGCGAACCTCCTCGCCGAGCTTCGAGAAATCCGAGGCCAGGATCGAAGGGGCGATGGCCAGGGGGCGGGGGGCGAAGGCTTGGGTCATGGCGCTGTTTCCCGTGGCGGCCGAAGGGCGAATGGCTTCGCCTAACATGGGTCCCTCGGCCGGGCAATGCAGGGAGGATGAGCTTCCTGTGGGCGGAAAATTCTGCCGTCAGCGGCATGAATTGCCGATGTTCCCGCACCCCGCAAAGCGCGGTCGAGCCGGATTTCATTGAGCTTTTTACGCTGGCACGACGCTTGCTGACTTCACTGCCGGAACATTGGCCGCGGCGTGCCGCATCGGTTGGAGTTGTGCAATGTTGTTTGCCCTAGGTGCCGTCTCAAGCGCGCTCGATGCGATTCAATCACTGACGAGCTCGAAATCCTCGTCGTCGACGTCGCAAGGCGCGACGACCAATCCGTTCGCGATCGACAGCGGCAGCAGCAGCACGACCGGCGGTGCGGCGTCGTCGGTCAATTCCGGCAATTGCGCGCAGATCGCGCCGGAGACGATGAGCGCGCTGATCGCAGCGCAGAGCCAATCGACAGACAGCACCAGCACCTCGACTTCGTCGACGTCGTCGAGTTCGACTTCCTCGACGTCGACGAGCCAGAACGGTGCGCTCAAGGATCTGTTTTCGCAGCTCGACGCCAATGGAGACGGCCAGATCAGCAAGTCCGAGTTCGAGAATGCGCTGGGTGCTGGCGGCACCAATCTGGCGCAGGCCGACGACGTGTTCTCCAAGCTCGATGGCGATTCCGACGGCAGCGTCAGCCTCGACGAGATATCGAAGGCGCTAAAGGGCAGCGGCCATCACGGCGGCCACCATCACGCCCAGGCTGCGAGCGGCTCCGGCGACGCATCGGGCAGCGACTCGGATTCCTCGTCGTCAGCGTCCTCAAGTGGTGGATCGACCTCGACCACGACGACCGGCGCCGACGGCTCGAGCACCACCACCGTCACCTATGCCGACGGCTTCAAGATGACGACGACGGTGCCGGGCGCCTCCAACTCTTCGAATGGGTCGGGCACTGGCAATTCGCCCTATGACTGGTTTGCGCAGATGATGCAGAGTCAAGGACAGGGATCATCGGCCATCGCGGGCTCTTCCTCGATGTCGATAAGCGTATAACGCGCCTTCTGAGACTCTAGCCAAACCGATCCTTCCACGCCGGCTGCGCGCCGGGGAACGGAAGTGCGGTCGCGCTGTAGACGCCGCGGGCGATTGCGCGCGCGACCACGTTGGCGGCGATCGTGCCGAGCTCGGTGAGGCCGACGACGGGCTCGATCGGCTTCGCGCATGTCGCGGCGGCAAACAGCACATCGCCATCGGTCGGGGCATGCACCGGATAGAGCGCGCGGGCAAAGCCGGTGTGCGCGACCATCGCCAGCCGCTTGGCCTGGGGCTTGGTCAGCACGGCGTCTGTGACGACGACGCCGATCGTGGTGTTCTCGCGCTCGCTGGCGGCAGGCCCACCCTTGATGCGCATCTTGAGCATGTCCGGCGTGAACGCGGGTGGCAGGCCGCGCCCGCCGAACTCGCTGTTCTCTTCGAATGGCGCCGCCCAGAACCAGGGCCCGTCGCCGACGGTGGCGCTGCCGACCGCATTGACGGCGACGATCGCCGCGACTGTGATGCCGCTGCTCATGAGAGCGGACGCCGAGCCGAGCCCGCCCTTGAATGTCGCGGTGGAGGCGCCGAAGCCGGCGCCGACGCTGCCGAGCGCAAACTCCGTCCTGGCGGAGACCGCCGCGGCGTAGCCGAGATCGCGATAGGGCGCGAAGCGGCCCCATGCCTTGTCGCCGCCGTTGAGCAGATCGAACAGGATCGCGCCCGGCACGAGAGGGATCACGGCCTCGCGGACCCGGAGGCCGCGGCCTTGTTCGGCAAGCCATGCCTGGATGCCGCCTCCGGCCTCGATTCCAAAGGCGGAGCCGCCGGACAGCGCGATCGCGTCCACCCGTTCCTGCATGCTGGCAAGATCGAGCA
This window contains:
- the rpe gene encoding ribulose-phosphate 3-epimerase, translating into MTQAFAPRPLAIAPSILASDFSKLGEEVRAVDAAGADWIHLDVMDGHFVPNISYGPDVIKAMRPHTKKVFDAHLMISPCDPYLETFAKAGCDHITVHAEAGPHLHRSLQAIRALGRKAGVSLNPGTPISVLEYVLDLVDLVLVMSVNPGFGGQAFISSSIGKIRDIRAMTAGRPIDIEVDGGVGPDVAGALAAAGANAFVAGTSVFRGGTLEAYKTNIAAIRNAAAGARGEAI
- a CDS encoding bifunctional serine/threonine-protein kinase/universal stress protein, whose amino-acid sequence is MPKPLVKSGAEIDGYTIGECVHAGGMATLWTVTHPGIDVPLLMKIPRASEGEDPAAIVSFEMEMMILPRLAGPHVPHCYSTGDFAHQAYAVIERIPGTTLYKRLPDLPLPYEEARLLVAKIAAALADLHRQNVIHHDIKPSSVMFREGGEAVLIDYGLSHHDHLPDLLQAEFRLPYGTAPYMAPERLRGVRHDPRSDLFSLGVLLYFFTTGERPFGEGETLRAMRRRLWRDPHPPRGLRADYPPWLQEVVLRCLEIEPVRRYPTAAQLAFDLSYPDQVRLTARSERIKRDPWSVAWRRRFNQDVAQPRAKADVAEQIASSPILTVALDTVEGTAELNEALRVTTERILATLPSARLACVNVLKLNRIAIDKTLDEQGSNKHIDRLVALRHWATPLKLDESRLSVHVLEAVDPAAALLEFAEVNQVDHVIIGARQSSFRRTLLGSVSAKVAAEATCTVTVVRPPRMAAANPDVGVVWG
- a CDS encoding P1 family peptidase; translated protein: MKNLLTDIAGVRVGHAEDAKVASGVTAIMFDQPAVAAIDVRGGGPGTREGSLLDLASMQERVDAIALSGGSAFGIEAGGGIQAWLAEQGRGLRVREAVIPLVPGAILFDLLNGGDKAWGRFAPYRDLGYAAAVSARTEFALGSVGAGFGASTATFKGGLGSASALMSSGITVAAIVAVNAVGSATVGDGPWFWAAPFEENSEFGGRGLPPAFTPDMLKMRIKGGPAASERENTTIGVVVTDAVLTKPQAKRLAMVAHTGFARALYPVHAPTDGDVLFAAATCAKPIEPVVGLTELGTIAANVVARAIARGVYSATALPFPGAQPAWKDRFG
- a CDS encoding EF-hand domain-containing protein, whose amino-acid sequence is MLFALGAVSSALDAIQSLTSSKSSSSTSQGATTNPFAIDSGSSSTTGGAASSVNSGNCAQIAPETMSALIAAQSQSTDSTSTSTSSTSSSSTSSTSTSQNGALKDLFSQLDANGDGQISKSEFENALGAGGTNLAQADDVFSKLDGDSDGSVSLDEISKALKGSGHHGGHHHAQAASGSGDASGSDSDSSSSASSSGGSTSTTTTGADGSSTTTVTYADGFKMTTTVPGASNSSNGSGTGNSPYDWFAQMMQSQGQGSSAIAGSSSMSISV
- a CDS encoding metallophosphoesterase, whose amino-acid sequence is MLLAVFSDIHGNRQAFEACLKVARAKGAERFVLLGDFVGYGADPEWVVDTAMALVEAGAVAVRGNHDEAVGTTTETMNAEAQIAMEWTRGRLDVAQRRFLAELPMAVQEQERLYVHSEASSPSHWHYIRSTSDAAKSLIATPSHVTFCGHIHRPALYSMSVTAKMTSFVPKTDVPVQLLRGRQWLAVLGSVGQPRDGDPSASFVLFDTVSCQITYCRVPYDIKSAANRIRENGLPPWLADRLSQGR
- a CDS encoding MotA/TolQ/ExbB proton channel family protein gives rise to the protein MSSMTIGPIAKTATDPSERSALLFWMIFTGLSIFAVVLLWRFGLIHLMLTSDRTYISSVIAVLYILTCGHCFLRTRAIAREGAATRRCRAVLAAPDGSKALDASAAALPRGLVRDHIESLVTKAAAQDYRPVDQTLLLRTLADRLRGSNGYGAFVSDTLMKLGLLGTIIGFIIMLAPIAGLDAADKVAMRSSMGLMSDGMAVAMYTTLAGLVGSILVRIQYYMLDAATQRVFSDAVVLTETYVTPVLEHKGSMENKGAGTPS
- a CDS encoding sensor histidine kinase is translated as MRLVLQLVARLVLIVALCLGAATVWATFDAYRSVDRATAASAQRVAQALQGLYWHELLLRSSRMREHLVPVPEWRTLETMKLISPGVCVEFQPATAFEKPLCGQSQGIGRVPPRWFAAIIPTFLGSHAEVVRPVSPRAVAAGTVVATPDEAAAISLAWEYILNVIDVALLMAAAIALLASLAIAHTLAPARAIVTALQRMARGQYRTKLPRFSSMELAMIGGAVDALGSRLEEATEQRAALTRRLIEIRDDERRALARELHDEFGQNLSAIHAFANTIETASAKQNKDSGAAQDARMISQATHHLMASLRDALKRLRNPLPEEFGLEASLVNLVDSWRSQSATQPTIQLDLKGDLTDISGPAATTAYRVAQECLTNALRHGVAREISLHVERRPGEDDALLIRVEDDGGGDAARVARSAGFGLTGIRERLAAAGGSLTILPATRGLSVAATIPLAA